In the Sediminitomix flava genome, one interval contains:
- a CDS encoding T9SS type A sorting domain-containing protein, whose translation MKSFKLSLIFILITCFYNYQVFSQATQPTFNAGEDPKPTGKKWVLVNDLSDEFDGSELDLVKWKNTDPTAWIGRPPGIFKENVATVGGGNLRLTNYKLSAAEVVNGNTFTHAGGNITSQKAAQVGYYTECSMKANKTFMSSTFWLINKRNEGQNCDQRTIELDIQECVGTVTSTDSWPQNKFREMGSNTHSRNTSCPETPVGSKGDHVDIGGAAYDDYHVYAAWWKSKSEILFYLDGEYVFTVNPVADFDLPMYLRMVTETYDWNPVPSDGGMTGSWNDRTTFYDWVRTWKLEDTTDAVSLNSAPSKVVTSESFDVSISYVSSSQNDILAIVNDPSGAWLTNAKTTVQAGSGAVTLTVNQDTDWNVANGYKLGIAIRPVGGDFSSNLDYSFVNFDVTADVQMASLQNQGSFNFMSATDPNKMSNKATAGTTEQFQIIDIGDGKVALKGSNGKYVSSENGTKEMTCTRTEIGAWEKFTLIDYGNNIYALKGNNNLYLRDNMLCTSTGVSDWQRFKITYNNSNARISNSSSEFVDEFILSPNPVHSKLRFSKITSGKYQLTIYNSVGKQMKTEFINVDNQMEINISDLKQGVYILQLQNEAINKTVRFVKE comes from the coding sequence ATGAAAAGTTTTAAACTTAGCCTCATTTTTATTCTGATCACGTGCTTCTACAACTATCAAGTTTTTTCACAAGCCACCCAACCCACATTCAATGCAGGAGAAGACCCTAAACCCACAGGTAAAAAATGGGTATTGGTAAATGACCTATCCGATGAATTTGATGGATCTGAACTAGATTTAGTAAAATGGAAAAACACAGATCCAACAGCTTGGATAGGTAGACCTCCAGGAATTTTCAAAGAAAACGTCGCTACAGTTGGCGGAGGTAACCTTAGACTAACCAACTATAAATTATCTGCTGCAGAAGTCGTAAATGGAAATACATTCACCCATGCAGGAGGAAATATTACTTCCCAAAAAGCGGCTCAAGTAGGTTACTACACAGAATGTAGCATGAAAGCCAATAAAACATTCATGTCTTCCACTTTTTGGCTTATAAACAAAAGAAATGAAGGACAAAACTGCGACCAAAGAACTATTGAATTGGACATCCAAGAATGTGTAGGTACAGTCACTTCTACCGACTCTTGGCCTCAAAATAAATTTAGAGAAATGGGTTCAAATACCCACAGTAGAAATACTTCTTGCCCTGAAACACCTGTTGGCTCAAAAGGAGATCATGTTGATATCGGAGGAGCTGCCTATGACGATTACCATGTCTATGCTGCTTGGTGGAAAAGCAAATCTGAAATTCTCTTTTACCTAGATGGAGAATATGTTTTCACCGTAAATCCTGTGGCAGACTTTGACCTCCCGATGTACCTACGAATGGTAACTGAAACGTATGATTGGAATCCTGTTCCTTCAGATGGTGGAATGACAGGTTCTTGGAATGATCGTACAACCTTTTATGATTGGGTCAGAACTTGGAAACTAGAAGATACTACTGACGCTGTATCATTGAATAGCGCACCTTCAAAAGTGGTTACTTCTGAGTCATTCGATGTCTCTATTTCTTATGTGTCTTCAAGTCAGAATGATATTTTAGCAATCGTAAATGATCCTTCTGGAGCTTGGCTCACTAATGCTAAAACAACAGTACAGGCAGGTTCAGGAGCTGTAACTCTAACAGTCAACCAAGACACGGATTGGAATGTAGCAAATGGATACAAGCTTGGTATCGCTATTCGTCCTGTTGGAGGAGATTTCTCATCTAATCTTGATTACTCATTTGTGAACTTCGATGTTACTGCTGACGTGCAAATGGCCTCACTACAAAATCAAGGTAGCTTTAACTTTATGAGCGCCACAGACCCAAATAAAATGAGTAATAAAGCTACTGCTGGTACAACTGAACAGTTTCAGATTATTGATATTGGAGATGGAAAAGTAGCTTTAAAAGGAAGTAATGGTAAATACGTTTCATCTGAAAATGGTACAAAAGAAATGACCTGTACAAGAACTGAAATTGGTGCTTGGGAAAAATTCACTCTGATCGATTATGGCAATAACATCTATGCTTTAAAGGGAAATAATAATCTATATCTCAGAGATAATATGCTTTGTACCAGTACAGGGGTATCTGATTGGCAACGTTTCAAAATCACTTACAACAATTCAAATGCTAGAATTTCAAATAGCTCCTCTGAGTTTGTTGATGAATTTATACTCTCACCAAACCCTGTTCATTCAAAGTTGAGGTTCTCAAAAATTACCAGCGGAAAATATCAGTTGACGATCTACAATTCTGTAGGAAAACAGATGAAAACTGAATTCATAAATGTGGATAATCAAATGGAAATCAATATTTCTGATCTGAAACAAGGAGTATATATACTACAGCTACAAAATGAAGCGATAAATAAAACAGTACGTTTCGTGAAAGAGTAA
- the mfd gene encoding transcription-repair coupling factor — MSTDTFNNQEHLRVKDFLKLFQADSDIKLFLHEVKKEKSIQVKGLAGSFDAILATIAYLKNRRTNLFVLHDYEEAVYFQNDLQSLLPHQEIHLLPSSYRKPYSFTEVENANVLQRAEILSILNQKKEEGELIVTYPEALTEKVINQRSLLENTYTVKKGEDLDLSFISELLIEYDFEKTDFVYEAGQFAVRGGIIDVFSYAHDMPFRIELFGDEVDGIRTFDPITQLSVEEKEVAPIVPDVQTKLIQEIRESFLRFIPQDTKIWFKDYQLTIDTIDSYFQKATEEFQDILSKNNNTKIINDPEELYESVANFEKFAEELTRIEFGKKFSLETKSVVKFELHPQPSFNKDFDYLSDQLTEKKHEGKDIVITSDLPKQIERLENIFAEINPDLRFQSINISLREGFEMVNTPLLCYTDHQIFERFHKAKGKKKYSKSKAMTLKELRELKIGDYVVHADHGIARFTGLEKQIHNDKEQEAIRLIFRDNDMMYVSLHALHKISKYSGQDGVEPKISKLGSVEWENKKKKVKKKVKDIASDLIKLYAKRVKSHGYAYQPDSYLQAELESSFFYEDTPDQAKATGEVKSDMEQPYPMDRLVCGDVGFGKTEVAIRAAFKAVCDSKQVAVMVPTTILALQHYKTFKARMENLPCRVEYVNRFRTAKQIREVLKDLKEGKVDILIGTHRIASKDVQFRDLGLLVIDEEQKFGVKTKEKIKEMKINVDVLTLTATPIPRTLHFSLLGARDLSVISTPPPNRQPVTTEIHTFTDEVLRDAISFELKRGGQAFFVHNRINDLEKIANRILSLVPDAKVCYAHGQMDGPQLEKMMLRFIEGEYDVLVSTNIIESGLDIPNANTILVNQAHMFGLSDLHQMRGRVGRSNRKAYCYFLTPPTINLTGDARKRLSALEEFSDLGDGFKVAMRDLDIRGAGNLLGGEQSGFISDLGFEMYNKVLEEAVDELKENEFQDLFSKEISKKTIKVSCSIETDFEILIPDEYVSNISERLNLYITADKLKNEETLEKFNQSLKDRFGPLPTAVKDLLLTVRLRWSAEKLAFEKLILKNGNLKVYLLEHTHAHYYQSEEFGKVLAFVQKYPRKCSLKETKKRLILNIADIPSIENALNCLAEINQV, encoded by the coding sequence GTGAGTACAGATACATTTAATAACCAAGAACACTTAAGAGTAAAAGACTTTTTAAAACTGTTTCAAGCAGATAGTGATATTAAACTGTTTCTGCATGAAGTAAAGAAAGAAAAGAGTATTCAAGTAAAAGGTTTGGCGGGAAGCTTCGATGCTATCTTGGCTACAATCGCGTATTTGAAAAACAGGCGAACCAACCTGTTCGTACTCCACGATTATGAAGAGGCAGTTTATTTTCAGAACGATCTGCAAAGTTTATTGCCTCATCAAGAGATTCACTTATTGCCTTCTTCGTACCGAAAGCCATACAGTTTTACGGAGGTTGAGAATGCCAATGTATTACAACGTGCTGAAATTCTTAGTATCCTAAATCAGAAAAAAGAAGAGGGAGAACTTATTGTTACTTATCCTGAGGCTCTGACGGAAAAAGTAATAAACCAACGTTCACTTCTAGAAAATACATATACGGTAAAGAAAGGTGAAGACTTAGATTTGAGTTTTATCTCAGAGTTGTTGATTGAATATGATTTTGAGAAAACAGACTTTGTGTATGAGGCAGGGCAATTTGCTGTTCGTGGAGGTATCATTGATGTCTTTTCTTATGCACATGATATGCCTTTCCGTATCGAACTGTTCGGAGATGAGGTAGACGGTATTCGTACTTTTGACCCAATTACTCAACTTTCTGTAGAAGAAAAAGAAGTTGCTCCAATCGTTCCCGATGTTCAAACGAAGCTGATTCAAGAAATTAGAGAGTCTTTCTTAAGATTCATTCCTCAAGACACGAAAATTTGGTTCAAAGATTATCAACTCACTATAGATACAATTGACAGCTACTTCCAAAAAGCTACTGAAGAGTTTCAAGATATTCTTTCCAAAAATAATAATACGAAGATCATCAACGATCCCGAAGAACTGTATGAGTCAGTCGCGAACTTCGAGAAGTTTGCGGAAGAACTGACACGTATTGAATTTGGAAAGAAATTCTCATTAGAGACAAAGTCTGTAGTAAAGTTCGAGCTACATCCTCAACCTTCATTCAATAAAGATTTTGATTATCTCAGCGATCAATTGACGGAGAAAAAGCACGAAGGAAAAGACATTGTCATCACTTCTGATCTGCCAAAACAAATTGAAAGACTTGAAAATATCTTTGCTGAAATCAATCCTGATTTAAGATTTCAGTCTATCAATATTTCACTTCGTGAAGGTTTTGAAATGGTAAACACACCACTTTTGTGTTATACCGATCATCAAATTTTTGAGCGTTTTCATAAGGCAAAAGGCAAAAAGAAATATTCGAAGTCAAAAGCAATGACGCTTAAAGAACTTCGAGAATTGAAAATTGGGGATTATGTCGTTCACGCCGATCACGGAATTGCTCGATTTACAGGTTTGGAAAAGCAAATTCATAACGATAAAGAGCAGGAAGCAATTCGTCTGATCTTCCGAGACAATGATATGATGTATGTGAGTTTGCATGCACTTCATAAAATCTCGAAGTATTCTGGTCAAGATGGCGTAGAGCCCAAAATCAGTAAACTAGGCTCCGTAGAGTGGGAAAACAAGAAGAAAAAAGTCAAGAAGAAAGTAAAAGACATCGCTTCAGACTTGATCAAGCTCTATGCTAAGAGGGTGAAATCGCATGGTTATGCCTATCAGCCCGACAGTTATTTACAAGCGGAATTAGAATCTTCATTTTTCTATGAAGATACACCCGATCAAGCCAAAGCTACGGGGGAAGTAAAATCGGATATGGAGCAACCTTATCCGATGGACAGACTTGTTTGTGGAGATGTTGGTTTTGGGAAAACAGAAGTTGCGATTCGTGCGGCATTCAAAGCCGTTTGTGATAGTAAGCAGGTGGCCGTAATGGTTCCAACAACCATCTTGGCACTTCAACATTACAAAACTTTCAAAGCTCGAATGGAAAACCTTCCTTGTCGAGTAGAATATGTCAATCGTTTCCGAACTGCTAAACAAATCAGAGAGGTTCTCAAAGATTTGAAAGAAGGAAAAGTTGATATTCTGATCGGAACACACCGAATTGCAAGTAAAGATGTTCAGTTTAGAGATTTAGGACTTCTTGTTATAGACGAAGAACAAAAGTTTGGCGTAAAGACTAAGGAGAAAATCAAGGAGATGAAAATCAATGTAGATGTACTGACATTGACTGCAACTCCAATTCCTAGAACACTACATTTCTCTTTATTGGGAGCGCGTGATCTTTCAGTCATCTCAACTCCTCCTCCCAACCGTCAACCTGTCACCACAGAGATTCATACTTTTACAGATGAAGTTTTACGTGATGCCATCAGTTTTGAGTTAAAAAGAGGAGGACAAGCCTTCTTTGTCCATAATCGTATCAATGATCTGGAAAAAATTGCAAACCGCATTCTTTCTCTAGTCCCCGACGCAAAAGTGTGTTATGCTCACGGACAGATGGATGGACCTCAGTTGGAAAAAATGATGCTTCGCTTCATAGAAGGTGAATACGATGTACTTGTTTCTACCAATATCATTGAATCTGGTCTTGATATTCCGAATGCCAATACCATTTTAGTCAATCAAGCACATATGTTTGGACTTTCTGATCTGCATCAGATGCGTGGTCGTGTCGGGCGTTCAAACAGAAAAGCGTATTGTTATTTCCTTACCCCTCCAACCATCAATTTGACTGGTGATGCTCGTAAACGTTTGAGTGCTTTGGAAGAATTCTCTGACTTAGGAGATGGATTCAAAGTAGCGATGCGAGACTTAGATATTCGAGGTGCGGGTAACTTATTAGGAGGAGAGCAATCGGGCTTTATTTCAGATCTTGGTTTTGAGATGTACAATAAGGTATTGGAAGAAGCGGTTGATGAACTGAAAGAAAATGAATTCCAAGACCTATTCAGTAAAGAGATTTCGAAGAAAACCATCAAGGTCAGTTGCAGTATAGAAACTGATTTCGAAATTCTGATTCCTGACGAATATGTGAGTAATATTTCTGAGCGTCTGAATTTGTATATTACAGCAGATAAACTCAAGAATGAAGAAACTTTAGAGAAGTTCAATCAATCCCTAAAAGATCGATTTGGGCCACTTCCTACAGCAGTGAAAGATTTATTGCTTACAGTAAGACTTCGTTGGAGTGCTGAAAAGTTAGCTTTTGAGAAGCTGATTTTGAAAAATGGAAACCTCAAAGTTTATCTTTTGGAGCATACTCACGCTCACTATTATCAATCGGAGGAGTTTGGTAAGGTTTTAGCTTTTGTTCAGAAGTACCCAAGAAAGTGTAGCTTAAAAGAAACCAAGAAACGCTTGATTTTGAATATTGCAGATATTCCATCAATTGAAAATGCACTGAACTGCCTAGCAGAAATTAATCAGGTATAA
- the rlmB gene encoding 23S rRNA (guanosine(2251)-2'-O)-methyltransferase RlmB, with amino-acid sequence MENNRNKGAVKDMIYGIQPVLEALQAGKEIDKLLINRESTNAQLAEIHRLAREQNIPVSRVPEPKLMRVTRKNHQGVIAYMSVISYASLDNIISSAYETGQVPFVLVLDQVTDVRNLGAIARSAECAGVQALIIPTKGAAQVTADAVRTSAGALNHIPVCRVEDLPETISYLQGCGLQVVGCTEKGEKTIHEMDFSVPTAIVMGNEEIGISNTILRTADHLAKIPMNGKINSLNVSVASGIILFEAVRQKSL; translated from the coding sequence ATGGAAAATAATAGAAATAAAGGAGCCGTTAAGGATATGATTTACGGGATTCAACCTGTATTGGAAGCCTTACAAGCTGGCAAAGAAATCGACAAACTTCTGATTAACAGAGAAAGTACAAATGCTCAATTGGCAGAGATTCACCGATTGGCTAGGGAACAAAATATTCCTGTTTCTCGTGTACCAGAGCCTAAGTTGATGAGAGTTACACGTAAGAATCATCAAGGGGTTATAGCTTATATGTCGGTTATTTCTTATGCTTCTCTAGATAACATTATTAGTTCAGCGTATGAGACAGGTCAAGTTCCTTTCGTTTTGGTGTTAGACCAAGTAACGGATGTTCGTAATCTTGGTGCTATTGCTCGTTCGGCTGAATGTGCTGGTGTTCAAGCTTTGATTATCCCTACAAAAGGTGCTGCACAAGTAACAGCTGATGCCGTGCGTACTTCAGCAGGAGCTTTGAATCATATTCCTGTTTGTAGAGTAGAAGATCTTCCTGAGACAATTTCTTACTTACAAGGTTGTGGTTTACAAGTAGTAGGATGTACTGAAAAAGGAGAGAAAACCATTCATGAAATGGACTTCAGTGTGCCTACTGCAATTGTGATGGGTAATGAGGAAATTGGTATTTCAAATACAATTCTTCGTACTGCAGATCATTTAGCTAAGATTCCAATGAATGGAAAAATCAATTCATTGAATGTATCAGTCGCTTCGGGTATTATTCTTTTTGAAGCCGTAAGACAAAAGTCACTTTAG
- a CDS encoding SPFH domain-containing protein: protein MKTKNLFWAVALLLLTASCTKVRNGNVAIKVNLLGDNKGEMEVLGAGRYWVGVNEELYIFPTFLQNKVWTDDINEDSRSQEGFDFQSNEGLQLNADVGISYRIKKEDVPTIFTSYRKGVSEITNVNLRNIVRDAFTLNSSKYTAQYIYGDGRAQFMEEINIIVKQEAGKNGITVEKVYLVGGITPPESVKKSLDDKMRAKQQAQQRENEVATARAQFKIDSIKSKAEAYKIITRAEAEAKANQIKARSITPNLINYEKVKKWNGELPKVSGETRPLIDISQTLN, encoded by the coding sequence ATGAAAACGAAAAACCTATTTTGGGCAGTTGCATTACTACTCCTAACTGCTTCTTGTACTAAAGTCAGAAATGGTAATGTAGCTATCAAAGTCAATTTGTTGGGGGATAACAAAGGTGAAATGGAAGTTTTGGGTGCAGGAAGATACTGGGTTGGCGTAAATGAGGAACTATACATTTTCCCTACTTTCCTTCAGAATAAAGTATGGACAGACGATATAAACGAAGACTCTCGCTCACAAGAAGGTTTTGACTTTCAGTCTAACGAAGGTCTACAACTAAATGCTGATGTCGGGATCAGTTACAGAATTAAGAAGGAAGATGTTCCAACCATTTTTACTTCATACAGAAAAGGAGTTTCTGAGATCACAAATGTCAATTTGCGTAATATTGTTCGTGATGCATTTACATTAAATTCTTCTAAATACACTGCTCAATATATCTATGGAGATGGAAGAGCACAGTTTATGGAAGAAATCAATATAATCGTGAAGCAGGAAGCAGGCAAAAATGGAATCACCGTTGAGAAAGTTTATCTAGTGGGTGGCATCACTCCTCCAGAGTCTGTAAAGAAATCTCTTGATGATAAAATGAGAGCAAAGCAACAGGCTCAACAGCGTGAAAATGAAGTAGCCACAGCTCGTGCTCAGTTCAAAATTGACTCTATCAAATCGAAAGCGGAAGCTTATAAGATTATTACAAGAGCAGAAGCTGAAGCAAAAGCTAACCAAATAAAAGCTCGTTCGATTACTCCAAACTTGATCAACTATGAGAAAGTGAAAAAATGGAATGGCGAACTTCCAAAAGTAAGCGGTGAAACTCGCCCTTTAATTGATATTTCTCAGACTTTGAATTAG
- a CDS encoding family 16 glycosylhydrolase encodes MHKLYILLICVFFSQGCKEAIRPSFNDGEDPKPKHKEWVLVDKLSDEFDGVALDESKWKNTEPKGWIGRPPGIFKKDVVSLDQGSLRLTNYQLSSPEQIREDIFTHAGGYVGSQHPVTVGHYIECRMKANKTFMSSTFWLINNTRDGENCDKRTAELDIQECVGIVTNPQKWAQNKFRQMGSNTHSRNTQCPETPVGSWGNHTDIGGLAFEDFHIYAAWWKSKSEILFFLDGKHVYTVHPEADFDLPMYLRMVTETYNWNPVPEDGGMTGSEEDRTTSYDWVRTWKLEDV; translated from the coding sequence ATGCATAAACTATATATTCTGCTCATCTGCGTTTTCTTTTCTCAAGGATGTAAAGAAGCTATCCGACCGTCTTTCAATGATGGCGAAGACCCAAAACCTAAGCACAAAGAATGGGTATTAGTCGATAAACTTTCAGATGAATTTGATGGCGTAGCTCTAGACGAGAGTAAGTGGAAAAATACTGAGCCTAAAGGCTGGATAGGTAGACCTCCTGGAATATTTAAGAAAGATGTAGTTAGTCTTGATCAAGGAAGTTTAAGGCTTACAAACTATCAGCTTTCATCTCCTGAACAAATCCGAGAGGATATTTTTACTCATGCTGGCGGATATGTGGGTTCTCAACATCCCGTTACTGTTGGGCATTATATCGAATGTAGAATGAAGGCAAATAAAACATTTATGTCTTCCACTTTTTGGCTTATCAATAATACTAGAGATGGTGAAAACTGTGATAAAAGAACAGCAGAATTAGACATTCAAGAATGTGTAGGTATTGTTACTAATCCTCAAAAATGGGCACAAAATAAATTTAGACAAATGGGTTCTAATACTCACAGTAGAAATACGCAATGCCCTGAAACACCTGTTGGGTCATGGGGTAATCATACTGATATTGGAGGTTTAGCCTTTGAAGACTTCCATATTTATGCTGCTTGGTGGAAGAGTAAATCTGAGATTTTATTCTTTTTAGATGGTAAGCATGTCTACACCGTTCACCCCGAAGCTGATTTTGATTTACCAATGTATTTACGAATGGTTACTGAAACCTACAATTGGAATCCTGTTCCTGAAGATGGTGGAATGACTGGCTCAGAAGAAGATCGAACAACTTCTTATGATTGGGTAAGAACTTGGAAATTGGAAGATGTTTAA
- a CDS encoding glycosyltransferase family 9 protein → MKVLIIRFSSIGDIVLTTPVIRALKTQLDNAEVHYVTKKQYHGVLKENPYIDKIHLLDGKLSSLVKELKKEKFDYIIDLHKNLRTSLIKLQLWGVKSYSFNKINREKWLYVNWKLKNVMPNVHIVDRYMEPATKLGVKTDALGLDYFIAQEDEVELSWIGEDYTGEYAGFVIGGQHATKQLPFEKMIELMDRITIPTIILGGPEDKEVGDKLVEYYEKNFPEKKVFNSCGKFKLNQSASLVKQAKVIFTHDTGLMHIAAAFKKQVYSIWGNTTPELGMYPYRTSFVVYERKDLDCRPCSKIGHKECPKGHFKCMREQEFDFEV, encoded by the coding sequence ATGAAAGTTCTCATTATTCGCTTTTCTTCTATTGGAGATATCGTTCTTACAACTCCTGTAATCCGTGCATTGAAAACGCAACTTGATAATGCAGAAGTCCACTATGTGACTAAAAAGCAATATCACGGAGTACTGAAGGAGAATCCGTATATTGATAAAATTCATCTTTTGGATGGTAAACTTTCTAGTTTGGTTAAAGAGCTTAAGAAAGAAAAATTTGACTATATCATCGATCTTCACAAAAACCTTAGAACGTCACTGATCAAACTTCAACTTTGGGGTGTGAAGAGCTATTCGTTCAATAAGATCAATCGTGAAAAATGGCTTTATGTAAATTGGAAATTGAAAAATGTCATGCCCAATGTACATATCGTAGATCGGTATATGGAACCAGCCACTAAGTTAGGGGTGAAAACAGATGCTTTGGGGCTTGACTATTTTATAGCTCAAGAAGACGAGGTAGAGCTAAGTTGGATTGGTGAAGATTATACAGGTGAATATGCTGGCTTTGTGATTGGAGGACAACATGCTACCAAGCAGTTGCCTTTTGAAAAAATGATTGAGCTAATGGATCGAATTACGATTCCTACAATCATTTTAGGTGGTCCTGAGGATAAAGAAGTGGGAGATAAATTGGTTGAGTATTATGAAAAGAATTTTCCAGAAAAGAAGGTCTTCAACAGTTGTGGAAAATTCAAGCTTAATCAATCGGCTTCATTGGTGAAACAAGCGAAGGTGATCTTCACGCATGATACAGGTTTGATGCACATTGCTGCAGCCTTCAAAAAACAAGTTTATAGCATTTGGGGGAATACAACTCCTGAACTAGGAATGTATCCTTATAGAACCAGTTTTGTAGTCTATGAACGTAAAGATTTAGATTGTAGACCTTGTTCTAAAATTGGGCATAAAGAGTGTCCGAAAGGTCACTTTAAATGTATGCGAGAGCAAGAATTTGATTTTGAAGTTTAA
- the gldJ gene encoding gliding motility lipoprotein GldJ, translating to MDQGKKITTYLSLFLLAAVSLTSCNVGGGYKPDSYNTGAYSTITGAEYNSGGDGEFVVRDYQGMPEAPNMRYIEGGRLILGSFEEDIMKTGDNVERTVSVSSFWMDETEIANIHWLEYLHYLQLDSGQQAYDEALPDTTVWQAELAFNDQYVDHYLRYPGFRFHPVVGVTWEQATKFCQWRTDYVNKILALENGEDSEVEKAENGERIPLESGIVLPNFRLPTEAEWDYAAQALIGLQELDENYAERRIYPWDGHTLRNPYGEEMGNFMANFKRGRGDYAGIGGELNDAAMITAWIYDNPPNDFGLYNMAGNVNEWVEDIYRPLSYKDFSDLNPVRKSGYLDDANWGYEYDYANFYSYMSNSIRVYKGGSWNDVAYWMAPGTRRFLEQDSATSTIGFRCAMINAGSNY from the coding sequence ATGGATCAAGGTAAAAAAATTACTACTTATCTATCCTTGTTTTTATTAGCGGCAGTGTCGTTAACATCATGTAACGTAGGAGGTGGATACAAGCCTGATAGTTACAACACAGGAGCTTATAGTACTATTACTGGTGCTGAATATAATTCAGGAGGAGATGGAGAATTTGTTGTAAGAGATTACCAAGGAATGCCTGAAGCTCCAAACATGAGATATATCGAAGGTGGACGTCTTATCCTCGGTTCATTCGAAGAAGATATCATGAAAACAGGCGACAATGTTGAGCGAACTGTTTCTGTATCGTCTTTCTGGATGGATGAAACTGAGATTGCTAATATTCACTGGTTAGAGTATCTACATTATTTACAGTTGGATTCAGGACAACAAGCGTATGATGAAGCTTTACCTGATACAACAGTATGGCAAGCAGAACTAGCATTCAATGATCAATATGTTGATCATTATTTAAGATATCCTGGTTTCCGTTTTCACCCTGTAGTAGGTGTGACTTGGGAGCAAGCAACAAAATTCTGTCAGTGGAGAACTGACTACGTGAATAAAATCTTAGCTCTTGAAAACGGTGAAGATTCTGAAGTAGAAAAAGCTGAAAATGGCGAGCGTATTCCTCTAGAGTCAGGAATCGTACTTCCTAACTTTAGACTTCCTACAGAAGCTGAGTGGGATTATGCAGCACAAGCTTTGATCGGTTTGCAAGAACTTGATGAAAACTACGCTGAGCGTCGTATCTATCCTTGGGATGGTCATACATTAAGAAACCCTTACGGTGAAGAAATGGGTAACTTTATGGCTAACTTCAAAAGAGGTAGAGGTGACTATGCAGGTATTGGTGGTGAGCTAAATGATGCTGCTATGATTACTGCATGGATTTACGATAACCCTCCAAACGATTTCGGTCTTTATAACATGGCTGGTAACGTTAATGAGTGGGTTGAAGATATCTACCGTCCACTATCATACAAAGATTTCTCAGATCTAAACCCTGTCAGAAAATCAGGTTATTTAGATGATGCAAACTGGGGATATGAGTATGACTACGCGAACTTCTACTCTTATATGAGTAACTCGATTCGTGTTTATAAAGGTGGATCATGGAATGATGTAGCATACTGGATGGCTCCTGGTACAAGAAGATTCTTGGAGCAAGATTCAGCTACTTCAACTATTGGTTTCCGTTGTGCAATGATCAATGCAGGAAGCAACTATTAA
- the udk gene encoding uridine kinase — MGRIMGTCLFIGIAGGSGSGKTTIARNLAELFDVEDAILLEQDAYYKELDHLSLDERAKTNFDHPDAIEFELLEQHLRELANGNQIERPIYNFKTHAREKETKILTPARIVIVEGILVLAMRKIRKLLDIKVFVDTDADEMLLRRIERDIKERGRTLESVRDQYLATVKPMYLKYCEPSKRYADVIVPEGGKNKVAVNMLINHLRDYLQKGE; from the coding sequence ATGGGACGCATTATGGGAACTTGTTTATTTATTGGCATTGCTGGTGGAAGTGGAAGTGGTAAAACAACCATAGCGAGAAATCTTGCAGAGCTCTTCGATGTAGAAGATGCAATTCTACTAGAACAAGATGCTTATTACAAAGAGTTAGATCATCTGAGTTTGGATGAAAGAGCGAAGACAAACTTCGATCATCCAGATGCAATAGAATTTGAACTGCTAGAGCAACACCTTAGAGAGTTGGCAAATGGCAATCAGATTGAACGTCCTATCTATAATTTCAAGACTCACGCCAGAGAAAAAGAAACAAAAATCTTAACACCTGCCCGCATAGTTATTGTAGAGGGGATTTTAGTTCTCGCAATGCGAAAAATTCGAAAGCTTTTAGACATCAAAGTATTTGTAGATACAGATGCTGATGAAATGCTTTTGCGCAGAATTGAAAGAGATATCAAAGAAAGAGGAAGAACATTGGAGTCGGTGAGAGATCAGTATCTTGCTACTGTGAAACCAATGTATCTTAAATATTGTGAGCCGAGTAAGCGTTATGCCGATGTAATTGTTCCTGAAGGTGGGAAAAATAAAGTGGCAGTGAATATGCTCATCAATCACCTTAGAGATTATTTACAGAAAGGCGAATAA